The proteins below are encoded in one region of Sulfolobus sp. A20:
- a CDS encoding carbonic anhydrase: MRLVISCMDRRLNHFLRENYSDSIVVRNAGANMLSLSKTLEKYKNMIDEVIVLPHTDCGAMKVVFSSIKEGKKITSIVEDKLVNQFRDKAFNTLSELERLNLEVQTENAKKIFVNKPIKSEIIDINKIKIPASNQPYSIYVTTPTTPLDLSSSTYVVSAETNDIWDSLDIAIYVMKINNVIVKDDKVAEKIKSIYPSVNVIKPS, from the coding sequence ATGAGGCTAGTTATATCTTGCATGGATAGGAGGTTAAATCATTTTTTAAGGGAGAATTATTCTGACTCTATAGTAGTGAGAAATGCTGGAGCAAACATGTTATCATTATCTAAAACTTTAGAAAAGTATAAGAACATGATAGATGAGGTAATAGTCTTACCTCACACTGACTGTGGGGCGATGAAAGTAGTCTTTTCATCTATAAAAGAGGGAAAGAAGATTACATCTATAGTAGAGGACAAGTTAGTAAATCAATTTAGAGATAAGGCATTTAATACCTTATCAGAATTAGAGAGATTAAATCTAGAAGTTCAAACAGAAAATGCTAAGAAAATTTTTGTAAATAAACCTATAAAATCCGAGATAATAGACATTAATAAGATTAAAATTCCAGCTTCAAATCAGCCTTATTCGATTTACGTTACAACTCCAACAACACCATTAGACTTAAGCTCTAGCACTTACGTAGTCTCAGCTGAAACCAATGATATATGGGATAGTCTTGACATAGCCATCTACGTTATGAAGATAAATAATGTGATAGTAAAAGACGACAAAGTGGCTGAGAAGATAAAATCAATATATCCATCAGTAAACGTTATTAAACCATCTTAA